Below is a genomic region from Ictalurus punctatus breed USDA103 chromosome 12, Coco_2.0, whole genome shotgun sequence.
tttattcttctttaaccgttctttagtagaacgactcgtgtgctTAGAGTTGTTggcttgctgcatgacccactttctcttgagattcagttcatggacacaTGTCCTGagattttcctttagaattcgctggtataattcagaataaaTTTTTCCATCAATGAAATCTGTcccggcccagatgcagcaaaacaggctcaAACCATGTTTGAAAACTTGAAAAcatgccatgcacaccattgtcgttcagtgttctcctgatagtGGACTCATGAACCTTAACATTAGCCattgaggtcctcagaaatctaaTTTCtaatgtgttgtgaagatcagactttaatAGAGCCCTGGTCTTTAAATTAAACAGGGTTCTCATTCAcatctgattgtcatcccattaagtgaaaacacctgactctaatttcaccttcaaactataatatttttctcaataaatgtacttaaataaaataaaagtattataTTTTTCTCTAAATTATTTAATTGGGTTCACTTTCTCTACTTTTAATACTTCTGATGAAaatctgataaaaaaaatggaagaaaatctgatcatgttttacctcatatttatgcagaaacatAGTAAATTCTTTCAATAAAATACTTTCAAGCACCGCTTTAATAACTCACCCCTTTTTATatgttaggaaaaaaaaatgttttacattgaGCAGagcaatgaaaaataaattaaataaaaccaaatttcGATACATTTAAATTGACTGATTCCGTGTGCTGAAAAAATCAGGGCCGCACTGTTTGTCTCTCCGTGCAATATTTACATCTTGCAAAAAGGCGTGACATCCAGTAACATGTTCCGAGCTGTTAGAATGATAACATCATGGACGACACCTGTTATTTTTGAAAGAATTTACAATGTGTACTTTCCTTTCAGAGGAAAGTTGCATAAGCAGTTTCCAGGGGCAGTGAGGTGGAAGTGGTACACATGTCTATTTACAAAGAAGTAGGTGGTAATATTGAGCAACAGTGTATTCACAACAGAGGGATGACCCTCTGTTGACATTATTAAAATCTTTCAAATATGCTTTACTTAAGGAGAACCAACTTTGAGAACCTTTGAAGCTCACTGGTGGACACAAAAGTGGACAATAATCTGGTATATGATAACTTGATATGATGAAGCAATAACAAAGCTTGATGAATAGATGCATAATAAGCTGTAAACAAACCTGAGTTATGTACAACTTCACCTGGCATGCTGTTGAGCAACCAGTGGAGCTCTGTGTGAGTGCCTCACTGGTCACATGGGGCTTGTTTGGCTGGTGCTGCTTCAGTGCTCCCACAGATGGAGTGTGgatggggtgggtgggggggttggggggagaCTTCTAAGTTTGGCATGTGACTACCCAAGTGGGTTATGTCAAGAGGCCGCATGTCTTCTCCGAATCAAGCTTCACAAACAAGTGGAGGATGGACACAGTCACCCCCTGGATCAAATGACACAACCAGCTGGCTGGTATATAAGCTAAGAGGGTGGCCTCTTGGACCAGTAGATCAAAATAAACCTCGGCGAGAACAGAAACACCCTACAGAGCTTTACACCCTACAGAGCTTTACACGCACTGTAGCAAGGAAccaggaaaggaaaaaaggactGGGATACATATAGACATGGACATTCAGACAGGCCAAGTAGTGAGGGCCGTAGGTCCTATGGAGAGCCTGGAGAAGCAGCTGAGCTGCCCCATCTGCCTGGAAATGTTCACCAAGCCGGTGGTCATTTTGCCCTGCCAGCATAATCTATGCCGTGGCTGCGCTTATGACCTCTATGACTCTCGCAACCCCTACCACTTCTCAGGAGGAATCTTCCGCTGCCCAACCTGCCGCTTTGAGGTGGTGCTGGACCGCCATGGTGTCTATGGGCTTCAGAGGAATCTCCTTGTGGAGAACATAATTGACATCTACAAGCAACAGCTAGAGAACAGCGGTGGTGATGGTCTGGAGCTTCCTTTGAAAGCCAAGGATACAAAAGCACCAATGTGCCAGGAGCATGCAGATGAGCACATCAACATCTACTGTATTTCCTGCCAGGTCCCTACATGCTCCATGTGCAAGGTATTTGGCCAGCACAAGGACTGCAAAGTATCTACCCTGAAGAGTGTCTATGAAACCCAGAAGGCTGAGTTACAAAACTCAACTGAGTTGCTTGCAGCTAGCAACAACTCTGTGCAGGCCATGCTAGTGCAAATGGAGGACATCTGCAAGGCTGTGGAGGTGAACAGCCAACTGCAGAAGCAGAGACTGGGAGAGAAGTTTGACTTACTTTATGCAGTGATGGAAGAGCGTAAGTCCTACCTGCTAGACCAGATCACGCAGGAGCAAGATGAGAAGACAGCAGTGGTGCAATCTCTAATTCAGCAATACAAAGAACAGTTGGAGGCTAGCAGTAAGCTGATGGACCAAGCCAAACAAAATTTTGACAACAGCAACATAGCTGAGTTCCTCATCAATGCCAAAAAGCTCATTGCAGAAGCCAAGGACACAGCCAAACTCTCCCAATTACAAAGGCCAGAGCTTGGCTTTGAGAGGATGGACCACCTCACATTGTTTACTGAAGAAGCAGAGGCCATGCTTGCAAAAATGGACTTTGGAGcagatgatgaggaggaggtggaagaggaggaatATGATGTGGCAGAAGGGGAAGAAGAGGAATAAGCAGTGAAGAACTTTGTTTGATCCAAAGACTTTTTATGGTGAAAGGGTagatgaagaaataaaaaagagccTTGGTTAGCACAGGAACACAAAATAGCTGCTTTTGAAaactgtgatgagtgtgtgCAATCTtaaaagcagttttttttttacatgacaaatTGCATCATTTCCACTTTCCACTTGACTTTTATACTTTTGTATTTATACGAATGtccatatttaattatttctgttATATTTAGTATAGATGACAAGGTTTGCACCTGAATATTACATTTGATAGGATTGTTAAGTCAAAACTAGATTTCTTAGCTGTAGAATACAGCTGCTAAAATTTAGTTTTAGTGTGTCTGTCAAAATTTTTGAATACTTGAAATTATGAAGTTGACTTATTAACTACTGTAAAAGTTTATTTTCAGTGGATAATTCAATGGGAATAAAgtgtttaccaaaaaaaaagttttttttttgtctgttgcTTAAAAGAAGTCTCCTAAACCTCATATCCACACACAGTTCTTCATTTAGTTGTTGGTAGGAATAGACAACAGTAACGACAAACTTTGTTGGTTTGCTGTTTGACGTTCAAGAGGCAGACTATTTTTGCAGGGTGAGAATGAGagaagccatgtaaggccaggAATAGACTACAGCACGCCTCATGTTTCCATACAGCTGCCGACACACATGCCTGCACGTGCTATGTGGCCAGGGGTCAACACTGATTCCACCATCAGCTAGAGATAGTTGCTAAGGTCCAGACTTAAAACAATAGCTGTAGAGTACAGTGGGGTCATTATATTGCATTAAGCTAAATAAGCACAAAAATGTAAGAACATGACTAGTAAAGACAATGTAATTGGAtagtgaatttttttgttttgttttgtagtaTTTATTGTATCTTAATTTATTCACTACTGATCATTTTGCTACATTGGGaaagtggttaagacgttggattACTgctcggaaggtcgtgagttcaaaacTCACTTGCCTAGAGCAAAGCCTTTAACCCaaaactgctcagttgtataaatgtgatAAGGAGTTTTTGCCAAATGCCAAGATCATTCAGAAGTcctttcatatacagtatatactcagACATATCATTCAATGTTGTCATCAGCCAGTACATTAAAACCagctgcctaatattgtgtaggcccCTCTGGCACCAAGATTTTAGCAGCAGACCATTTAATTCTGTAAGTTGCGACGTGaagcctccatggatcggatttgtttgtccagcacatcccacagattgagatctggggaatttggaggacAACTCAACAACTTTAATGCTTTgtaatgttcctcaaaccattcctgaacaatttttgaaGTGTGGTAGGGTGCATTaccctgctgaaagaggccactccCATTGTAGAATACCATtgcaaacaaatattaagtgttatatattttaaattactTTGAGCCCATCTCTTCCAATACTCACATAAATGTGGGTTGACgacaaaggtgccatgttctaagttgtttaacatgtatTCATCTTtcatcaaacccaaatgtcttcagtctgtaGCAACAACTACACTTTTTggggggcggctgtggctcagttggtagagcgggtggtccactaattgtagggttggtggttcgattcccggcccacgtgactccacgtgccgaagtgtccttgggcaagacaccgacCCCCAAGGTggtcccaatggcaagttaatgccttgcatggcagctctgctaccattggtgtgtgaatgggtgaatgagacacagtgtaaagcgctttggataaaagtgctatataagtgtgccatttaccaaaAACAATAGAGTTGACTGAGTTCCAATACTTTTTGAGGGGCTGTTTAATAAAAGTGTCCTCTTTGCAGTCCACAGCCCTTAAACCCAAAGCAACAAACTTCCTGTActtattgtttatatattgcGTTCAACAGTACATCCATTACAGATCTATTCAAGCAAAGTGGATCTCTGTCTAATAAAACTTCAGCAGCTGTCTCGACTTGATGAAAACCATGAAACTCCACACCTCTGTAAAGCCCAGATGCTTAGAATAGTATTTTACAGTCTGATGGTATATGTATACTGCATGGCATGAACAGCAGGTATCATGTTTCCAACATGTTGAAGAATGTTTTGGCACACGATGCCTCAGCACCAAGTTTGGCCAGTCATGCGATCAGTATTAAAGTGTATTAAAAATAAGATCACAAACAAAGATTTGCTGTTGTCATAGTGGAATTATTTGTAAATTTACTTAACCTGACCTCTATTTGTGGCAGACCTCCCAATGAAAAAAAAGCCTTCTCTTATAACTCAGGCTAACACGTTCACTTGCAATTACAGTGGTGTTCCAACAGTTCTTTGTGAACCATTTAGAAATTTCTATTTTTCTGCATGAATATGGTCTAatacatcatcagattttttctCAAAAGTAACCTgctgtgacccccttgtgcagtaacaactgcaaataaatgtttctggtaactgttgatcactcttgcacattggcttggaggatttttagcccattcctcagtaaagaacagcttcaactctgcagttctccagctgtgatccttggagattgtttggccacttgaaccgtcctcttcacagtgcgttgagacgatatagacacacgtccaattccagttTGATTcttacattttcagttgactggaacctcttaattattgccctgatggtggaaatgggtattttcagtgcttgtactattttcttatagccacgccccattttgtgaagctcaacaactttttttccgcacatcacagctatattccttggtcttacctattgttatgaatgactaagggaattttgcTTATGTAttatctcatatttataccccagtgaaacaggaagtcatggctg
It encodes:
- the trim63a gene encoding E3 ubiquitin-protein ligase TRIM63a — translated: MDIQTGQVVRAVGPMESLEKQLSCPICLEMFTKPVVILPCQHNLCRGCAYDLYDSRNPYHFSGGIFRCPTCRFEVVLDRHGVYGLQRNLLVENIIDIYKQQLENSGGDGLELPLKAKDTKAPMCQEHADEHINIYCISCQVPTCSMCKVFGQHKDCKVSTLKSVYETQKAELQNSTELLAASNNSVQAMLVQMEDICKAVEVNSQLQKQRLGEKFDLLYAVMEERKSYLLDQITQEQDEKTAVVQSLIQQYKEQLEASSKLMDQAKQNFDNSNIAEFLINAKKLIAEAKDTAKLSQLQRPELGFERMDHLTLFTEEAEAMLAKMDFGADDEEEVEEEEYDVAEGEEEE